From the genome of Chlorocebus sabaeus isolate Y175 chromosome 2, mChlSab1.0.hap1, whole genome shotgun sequence, one region includes:
- the LOC103219071 gene encoding large ribosomal subunit protein uL5-like gives MAQDQGEKENLMRELHIRKLCLNICVGESGDRLTRAAKVLEQLTGQTPVFSKARYTVRSLGIWRNEKIAVHCTVRGAKAEEILEKGLKVREYELRKNNFSDTGNFGFGIQEHIDLGIKYDPSIGIYGLDFYVVLGRPGFSIADKKHRTGCIAAKHRISKEEAMRWFQQKYDGIILPGK, from the coding sequence ATGGCGCAGGATCAAGGTGAAAAGGAGAACCTCATGCGGGAACTTCACATCCGCAAGCTCTGTCTCAACATCTGTGTTGGGGAGAGTGGAGACAGACTGACTCGAGCAGCCAAGGTTTTGGAGCAGCTCACAGGGCAGACCCCTGTGTTTTCCAAAGCTAGATACACTGTCAGATCCCTTGGCATCTGGAGAAATGAAAAGATTGCTGTCCACTGCACAGTTCGaggggccaaggcagaagaaatcTTGGAGAAGGGTCTAAAGGTGCGGGAGtatgaattaagaaaaaacaacttCTCAGATACTGGAAACTTTGGTTTTGGGATCCAGGAACACATCGATCTAGGCATCAAGTATGACCCAAGCATTGGTATCTACGGCCTGGACTTCTATGTGGTGCTGGGTAGGCCAGGTTTCAGCATCGCAGACAAGAAGCACAGGACAGGCTGCATTGCGGCCAAACACAGAATCAGCAAAGAGGAGGCCATGCGCTGGTTCCAGCAGAAGTATGATGGGATCATCCTTCCTGGCAAATAA